ATTTCCTGATTTGTTTTCCTGGTTGGTGGATCAGATGGGGGATTTGCCTTTATCTCGAAATTCTCAAAAAAGAATTTTTTCTAATCCATTGAATTTATAAAGTGTATCGGCTTACGTTGATAGCCGTGCGTAATTAAAAAGATAATGAAATCAATTATATTACTTAAAGTTGGTGCCGAGAAAGGGAATCGTTGTTTCCGAGTAATTCTTACTGAAAATATTAACTAAATCCGAAAAGCAGAGTATGAAAATTGACTGAATTTTACTAAAAAATAGCATATATTCAAAGTTGAATTAACTTCAAATATATTACAAAAATCATTTGTCACTTTCAATTCAAATAAATTGTTTAGAAAATGAATGTAATGAAATAACAAATCATTACATTCGCTAAAATCTACTGTTAAACCAGTTACTTAAAAAAATATCCGGATTTATCTTGATGTTGAATGTAATATATTATATAGTTTTTTCATAAAACATTACATTGAAATTTAAATTTTGGGGGTCGTATGAAAAAACGGGGTTTAACTGAAAATGAAATAAAAAAATTGGAGATCTATATTAGGGGAACCGGATCTCTAAGAGATTTGGTAATTTTCCGATTATCATTAGATACGATGTTACGGGTCGGTGATGTTTTAACTTTAAAAGTTAAAGATGTGTTTTTTAGTGATGAAGTGAAAGAAACCTTTAAGGTGAAGATGATGAAAACGGAAAATTCCGTCACGTGTTCATTATCAGAAAAAACCCGTGAAATTCTGAAAAAACACATTCTGGAAAATCATTTATCAAATGATGATTTTTTATTTCAAGGACGAAAGAAAACCGGAAAATCTATATCAAAGGTTCAATGGCACAGAATCCTGAAAAGTTTTGTTGATGCGGTTGGAATTGACGAAAATGAAATTGCGACTCACTCTCTGAGAAAATCTCTACCGACAATAATATATAAAAAAACCGGAAATTTAAAAGTTTGTCAAAATCTACTCGGTCATAAGTCTATTTCAAACACGTCATTGTATATTGGAGTTGATGAAAAAGAGTCATTGGACATCAAAAAATCATTAAATATTATCTAAAGTGGTTATCGGCCCGACAAATGACAATAAATTGTCTGACAATTTATTTAAAATAATACATTGAAAAATATCATTATTCAACATTGATTTTTATCAAAATATTATTAATCAAATCAATGATTTGGTTAATAAAAACAATGACTTGATTATTTTTTCAATTTTTGTTATAATACATATAAAGTTAATGAATTTTTTATATGGTGACTATTATGACAAAAATAATCAGGGATAATTTTTTCAATATTACAGAATTGAAAGAAAAAGGTTTTACTGACACGTCAATTAAAAAATTTTTAGGAAGTTGTGACGTTGAAAAACATAACCCCTATAATGTAAAATATAAAATAAAACTTTACGGAAAAGAACGAGTTTTATTAGTCGAAAAAAGTGAAAATTATAAAATATGGAAGGAAGATGCTGAAAAAAGAAAAGAGAAATTAAAACAAACAAAAATCAAAAATTCGTCATTAATCGTTAATGATCAAATGAAAGAACTGAAAGAACTTTATGAGTCCATCAAGGATGAAATTAAATCGATGAATATCGATAAGAAAGAACTGGATGAATTAAAAGCGATCTCAATCAGTGCATATAATGATTATCAAAGTGATAAATTTTATCAAAGTGATAAATATGACCCTAACTTTTGTTCGGAATTTTCCGATGAATCTTTTTTAAAAAGGATAATGGTTAATTTTGTAAGACATCAACAAACTGATTATGACACTTTTATGAATGTAATTAACATTAACCGACGAAATCTGACGGAAAGTCACTCGTCTAAATTAGACGAGTGGAAAAGTGTTATATACAAAAAAATAAACGAAGGAGTTTATACAAAAATATCAGAAGTTTATCCGGAGTTAAATGATGAAATAGAAAATCAAATGACTCAAAAAGAAATAGATAAAAAAACCGAAAATTATTTTCCTGTTTTAATAGAATCTAAAACAAATTTAGAAAATTTTTTTTAGAAACGAAATCATCTCTATAAATAACCGTGTATTGATTTTCAATACACGGTTTCCGGGCCGATAACGGAAAATTAAGTTTAAAGGAGATGAATATGAAAACTTTTAAGGAAATTCTAAAAGAAGAACTGGATGACTACCAACCAATGGATTCTGAAGAAACAACTGATGATGATGAACCGGAAAATTCTGAGCTGGATGATTTCAGATTCCGTGAAATCGAATCGGATGAAGAAGATACGTCTATCTACCTGATCATTAAAACATCTACCAGAGAGTGTTTTATCTACTCACCTGAAAAAAATTTATTAACACCGACGGGAACAGAACTTTTTAAAGATGTTTTTTTGGTGGAAGAAAAAATGAACCTTTTTAAACCGGTATCAGAAAACGGTCTGATTCAGATTTTAATAGAAACTCAATTTTTATCAAAATCTCAAAAGAAAAGGATTTTACTGAACGAACCGAAAAAGGTTAAAAGGAGTTTATACCTGGATAAAATACTCTACGAAAAGTTAGATAAAGTCTCACGTAAAACCGGAAAAATGAAGTCAAGGATGATCCAGGAGTCACTAATAGATTATCTAAAGAAAATATCATAAAAAACACATCACCACGGGGTTTTTATTAACCCCCCCCATCCATCTACCCCCTACAATAAAAATTCATCATTTTCATCAATTTCATCATTTTTTATAATTTTTTATAAATAGTTATGAAACAAAAAATTTTATGAATATTTTAAATAAGGGAAAATATGATTTTAAAGAAAAAAATTCTGTATGAAAATTTGACGGATTCGATGAACGAAGGTGTTAAAAGTGTTTTAGATGAACTCAATGATATATTTTACAATCGACTGAATTTTCTAACCGGTTCATTTAAAGAAACCGACAAATATATTTTAGAATCGAGAAATTATTTGATGAAATCAATTAATTCTCTACAAGAAGAATATTCTGAAATAATTGATGAAAACAATGAATAATAAGGATAGTATGACAAGTTATAAAAGAAAAAAAGATGGTGAAGAAATTTCAAAAATTTCATTTACCGTTCATAAAGATGTTTTTATGAAGTTCAAGGAAGTCACAAATGAAAAAAATATTTCGATTCCGAGATTAATGGAAACGTTTATTTTAAACTACCTGGAAAGTGTTAACTAACAAAAAACAACCCCTTTTTTATTTTGTTTGGAGACAGAGAAAAAAGGGGGTTGAAAGGAAAACAAAATGGAAAAATATGAAATTAAAATTTATACATCACTATTTATATTGTTCATTTCTCAGAAAAAAAAAGAACCACCCCCGAACGTTGAGCCACCCCCAGAAGTCAAAGAGTTGAAATCATTTAAAAATTTTGATTTGATTCGTTCGATTTTCAGTGATTAGTCATACTCAAAAAACACTATCAAAAGTTTCATAATACACTATATTTCTTTTATTTTCTTCCTTGATTCTAATTAAATCAATAACTTATCCCTGTTTTCATCATACATTAAGGGGAAGGGAAGGGAAAGGAAGGGAAGGAAAGATAATGTAATATAAATAGATAATGAAGAAGTAATGAATGAAAAAATTAAATTCTAATCACTTCTATATTTATAATGTGAATGGTTCAACTTATAACATTCAATTTCATCTGGATACAGAACCTTTTGTTGAAAAATATATTGATGACATTCTTAAAAAAACAAAATTGAAAATACCACAACAATATCTGGTTAGAACCTTATTCATCCATATATTAAATTCCCAATTTAAAAACAGAAATATTGATGATTTTATTCCACTAAATTCAAATTTCTTAAATTCTTGGTTTGGTTCATCCAATAGAAAATTACACAGTGATTTTACAAAAAAGTTTTTAGAAAAAGATTCTTATTATCAAAAAGGAACTAAAGCATTTGGTTACAAAATCAAAAAAAGGATAATCCACATATTAAATGAATTAAGAAACAAGGAACCTAAACCCAAACCAACAAAAACCCCGATATTAAAATCG
This is a stretch of genomic DNA from SAR324 cluster bacterium. It encodes these proteins:
- a CDS encoding tyrosine-type recombinase/integrase, yielding MKKRGLTENEIKKLEIYIRGTGSLRDLVIFRLSLDTMLRVGDVLTLKVKDVFFSDEVKETFKVKMMKTENSVTCSLSEKTREILKKHILENHLSNDDFLFQGRKKTGKSISKVQWHRILKSFVDAVGIDENEIATHSLRKSLPTIIYKKTGNLKVCQNLLGHKSISNTSLYIGVDEKESLDIKKSLNII
- a CDS encoding ribbon-helix-helix domain-containing protein, with amino-acid sequence MKTFKEILKEELDDYQPMDSEETTDDDEPENSELDDFRFREIESDEEDTSIYLIIKTSTRECFIYSPEKNLLTPTGTELFKDVFLVEEKMNLFKPVSENGLIQILIETQFLSKSQKKRILLNEPKKVKRSLYLDKILYEKLDKVSRKTGKMKSRMIQESLIDYLKKIS